In Thermodesulfobacteriota bacterium, one genomic interval encodes:
- the cas7u gene encoding type I-U CRISPR-associated RAMP protein Csb1/Cas7u, giving the protein MTVDLSPLDSVPRLLFEIPLKPLQGQRFQPTGFPGLGAATFQTPAGRCLLVESAQSMANRLELTCWDEARQDLKAELAGLSHVRVLRNGRFLTDTVLEAHRLNSPYLLGGSDKTFFDTLKSKLGGLEEGPVDRRQLAVVLLRYDIGSLLHGVFLAKKELAGGRLRVARALSAFIEADGVDTAPSGGVKNDHVNPSGDTKAGFGNVPFARDEFTAQRITLYVNLDLIQIRGYGLDTMIRDGADGERIIETAVDRPVERLLVLLALYKLRALVEGSLRLRTACDLEVTSSTIVAKVPVGFVLPSLLALTDELRSAIDACAARMESVTEVTFNDVLKKAKKQEGADTEEDAEAADDEDSDHPGA; this is encoded by the coding sequence ATGACCGTTGATCTCAGCCCGCTGGACTCCGTTCCTCGTCTGCTCTTCGAGATTCCCCTCAAGCCCTTGCAGGGGCAACGCTTTCAGCCGACCGGCTTCCCCGGTCTGGGGGCTGCCACGTTCCAGACCCCGGCCGGCCGCTGCCTTCTTGTGGAGAGCGCCCAGAGCATGGCCAACCGGCTGGAGCTCACCTGCTGGGACGAGGCAAGGCAGGACCTCAAGGCAGAGCTCGCCGGCCTTTCGCACGTCCGCGTTCTGCGCAATGGCCGGTTCCTGACCGACACGGTGCTGGAGGCGCACCGACTCAACAGCCCGTATCTCCTGGGAGGCTCCGACAAGACCTTCTTCGACACCTTGAAGTCCAAGCTGGGCGGTCTGGAAGAAGGCCCGGTCGATCGCCGCCAACTGGCCGTGGTGCTCCTGAGGTATGACATCGGCTCCCTCCTGCATGGGGTTTTCCTGGCCAAGAAGGAGCTGGCCGGCGGCCGGCTGCGGGTGGCCCGGGCATTGTCTGCCTTCATCGAGGCGGATGGCGTGGACACAGCCCCGTCAGGCGGGGTCAAGAACGATCACGTCAATCCGTCCGGGGACACCAAGGCCGGTTTCGGGAATGTGCCCTTTGCCCGCGATGAATTCACAGCCCAGCGAATCACCCTGTACGTCAACCTGGATCTGATCCAGATCCGCGGCTACGGACTCGATACGATGATTCGTGACGGGGCAGATGGCGAGAGGATTATCGAGACAGCGGTGGATCGGCCAGTGGAGCGGCTTCTTGTCCTACTCGCTTTGTACAAGCTGCGGGCACTGGTGGAGGGCAGTCTGCGGCTGCGTACTGCCTGCGACCTGGAGGTGACATCGAGCACCATCGTGGCGAAGGTTCCGGTCGGGTTCGTGCTGCCGTCGCTGCTGGCCCTGACCGATGAGCTGCGGAGCGCCATAGACGCCTGTGCCGCCAGGATGGAAAGCGTGACCGAGGTGACCTTCAACGACGTGCTCAAGAAGGCCAAGAAACAGGAAGGCGCCGACACGGAGGAGGACGCCGAGGCGGCAGACGACGAGGACAGCGACCACCCTGGAGCCTAG